The proteins below come from a single Alligator mississippiensis isolate rAllMis1 chromosome 2, rAllMis1, whole genome shotgun sequence genomic window:
- the ADM gene encoding pro-adrenomedullin isoform X2, giving the protein MKLLHVALLYLGSATFLGADAASLDVASAFRRKWARWALSRAKRDVPAAPAPAGPAAVQPLVRPEDVKEEAGLWHLSSSNREAAHVRVKRYRHSLGSFPHFQAMRMGCRFGTCTVQQLAHQIYQLTDKEKDGAAPASKISPQGYGRRRRRSLPRPPARGPRT; this is encoded by the exons ATGAAGCTGCTCCACGTCGCGCTGCTCTACCTGGGCTCTGCCACCTTCCTGGGGGCCGATGCCGCCAGCCTCGACGTCGCTTCAGCCTTTAGGAGAAA GTGGGCTCGCTGGGCGCTGTCGCGGGCCAAGCGGGACGTGCCggccgcccccgccccggccGGTCCGGCCGCCGTGCAGCCCTTGGTGCGGCCCGAGGACGTGAAGGAGGAGGCCGGGCTGTGGCATCTCAG cagcagcaaccggGAGGCCGCCCACGTCCGCGTGAAGCGCTACCGCCACAGCCTCGGCAGCTTCCCGCACTTCCAAGCCATGCGCATGGGCTGCCGCTTCGGGACTTGCACGGTGCAGCAGCTGGCGCACCAGATCTACCAGCTCACCGACAAGGAGAAGGACGGCGCGGCGCCCGCCAGCAAGATCAGCCCGCAGGGCTAcggccgccgccgccggcgctcgctgccccgcccgcccgcccgcgggccCAGGACATAG
- the ADM gene encoding pro-adrenomedullin isoform X1, with product MKLLHVALLYLGSATFLGADAASLDVASAFRRKWARWALSRAKRDVPAAPAPAGPAAVQPLVRPEDVKEEAGLWHLSSSSNREAAHVRVKRYRHSLGSFPHFQAMRMGCRFGTCTVQQLAHQIYQLTDKEKDGAAPASKISPQGYGRRRRRSLPRPPARGPRT from the exons ATGAAGCTGCTCCACGTCGCGCTGCTCTACCTGGGCTCTGCCACCTTCCTGGGGGCCGATGCCGCCAGCCTCGACGTCGCTTCAGCCTTTAGGAGAAA GTGGGCTCGCTGGGCGCTGTCGCGGGCCAAGCGGGACGTGCCggccgcccccgccccggccGGTCCGGCCGCCGTGCAGCCCTTGGTGCGGCCCGAGGACGTGAAGGAGGAGGCCGGGCTGTGGCATCTCAG cagcagcagcaaccggGAGGCCGCCCACGTCCGCGTGAAGCGCTACCGCCACAGCCTCGGCAGCTTCCCGCACTTCCAAGCCATGCGCATGGGCTGCCGCTTCGGGACTTGCACGGTGCAGCAGCTGGCGCACCAGATCTACCAGCTCACCGACAAGGAGAAGGACGGCGCGGCGCCCGCCAGCAAGATCAGCCCGCAGGGCTAcggccgccgccgccggcgctcgctgccccgcccgcccgcccgcgggccCAGGACATAG